The genomic region GCTGCCTTCATCACCGGCCGAAggaccttctcttcttctcccacaACTCTCTTTGCACCTTACACTTGCTCTCTTCCACTTGGTACTCCTACCTTTGCACTCTTTTTGGTCCCCAATAAAGatctcttgcatcccagcctgagacgcctcctcttgctttcttctgccatGGTTTGCCCAGTCTGACTGACCAAAAAAAGCAGGGCTCAAGGGGCCATCATGCTGGTGGGTGGAAAAGGGCCACGAGACTACTCTTAGCAACTAAGTCTTCAGGAACACCACCCACATGCATTTGGTGGTCTTCCGGGCTGTCAGACAAGCCCTTCACTTACCCAAGGAAAAGGTTTGGAAAGTGTCATCCACTTctaccctggcctctcacccaagcTCCCCGTGGCAGCACCTACTTTTTCAAATCACTTCCTCAGCACCACTCGCTGCCCATCACGGCAAACAGAATCACTGCGTGCCCAAggaacctctggacatcatctagttcaactccaCCTGCTCAAGCGTCGTCAGCTCAAGCGGGCTGTCCATGCAGTTTCCAGTCAGATGTtcagtatctccaaggacagagactccagtaTCTCTCTGCACAAGCAGATCCACTTCCTGACCACCCTCGCACTGAATAAGCGTTGCCCGCTCCTCTCACAAAATGGCACGGCTTCTCAGCTTTCTCCCTTCACCCTCGGCCTGGccgtgggcaccagtgacaagagTCTCATTCCCTTGTCCTTGTTCCCTTTTGCTTCAGTATTTTGACACACTGATGACATCTACCTATGCTGCCTTGGCTCCtgtctaaaaacctcatctacatgtcttttaattaccaccagacatggtgactccaccgctcccAGAGCACCctcttccaatgcccgacaaccctttcagggagagatttttcttaatatccatctAAACCTCCAACGGCACTACTTGAAGCCACCTGTTCACCTCTTAGCTCTTgccacctgagagaagagaacaacatctccctctcgacaccctcctttcagacagttgcagagagagagagaaggtctctcctcagcctcttgttctccagggaaaacacccccagagccctcagcttctccccatcccacttgtgctccaggtccttcACCAGAttcgttgctcttctctgaaccccCTCCAGCACCACAAAGGTCTTCCTCATCATGATGGGCCAAAAAGTGAATGCCGCATtctaggtgcagcctcaccaaagacagagggatggtcactgccctcctCTGGTTGTCCAACCCAGTGATGACAcaggccagaatgctgttggccttcatgGGCACACAGTGGCTCACCTAGACAAAATTCACAGCAATTCCCTCACCCACCAAGTGGCTCTACTTGTCATAGAAGAGAttaggttagtcaggcaggacatgCCTTTCATAATCATACGCAGACTGGGCCGGATCACTTGCTAGGTTGTCCTGTACGTGCAGTATGAGGACACTCAACATGATctgctccctgcccttccctggcaGCAAGATCAGACTGAAAGGGCTGTATTTTCTCACATACTCCttacagcccttcttgtagaaaaGTCTCACATTTGCCATCCTCCAGTCAACTAAGACTTCCCTGGTGAGCCGGGACTGCTAAGAAATTATGCCAAGTGGATTGGTGAGCATGTCCCACAGGTCCTTCAATACCCTTGGCTGGATACCATCTGGTTCCATGTCTAACTGGTGTAGCATTTCATCaaccttttcccctttgtttcttgtgcttcattctgctcctcatccctgtcttccagctcagggggctgggcagACATAGAACTGTGGAATGTCTTAGacacagtcaccttgagttactggaacaacCCAGACCAAAATGGAACGAGGAACCGGAATATTTTTGTACACGAAAAAACACTTACAATGTGTTAGTCAAATTGCCGGAGAACGTGCAAGATTAATTAAACCAAACACGTGATAATTTTAAGGGTGTAAACAGCTAGCGTAAGCAAATCAAAATAGAAAGTTAAACACGTGCACAACAGTGACTAGCTATTTGtttaagtgccttgcctaaataaagagtCTTTTGGCTCACCTGCATCACAAGTCTGTGTCATCAATCCCTTCAGAAAACAACAGGTTTTGCAATTAAAGAATGAGGCAATGAGGGCACTAAAGCATTTTCCTCAACTCAGgtctctgtgttttcttccagTGGCAAATAAATGATGgaaattctccttagccctctgtTGCTAATCATGTAtgtacagaaacatttttaatgtgttttacgAAAGTAGCAGATTAAGATCTAGATGGGCTTTGGCAATTCTAACGTGCTGCCTGCATAACCTCTCAACATCCTTGCAAAGCTCCTGAGTACCCTGCACCTTCTTCCAGAATTCCtaactttctcttttttgtatCCTGAGTTCCAACCAAATCTTTCCCTTCAGCCAGGCCGGtcttcttccctgccagctcGTGTTCTACACACAAACACTGTCTATTTAACACGAGGAACCTTCTGGAACCTTGTCAGAGCTTCCAATTGTGTAGCTCCTTCACTGCTAAAACCTtgacacacgaaccctgcacagCCAGCTCATGAGGAGAACACACACCAAGACACCACACAGCACAACAAGTGTGGAAGGAAAGGCTTAgtgagatggaagcaaagaaggctggGATGAAACACAATAAGGAGGCCATATTTCAAGCCTGGATgagctccaaagcccagaccagtCTGCAAGGGCAGTGAGGAAAGGGCTCCCGCTTCACAAAGCAAACCACATGgatgccatgggatgacctcactgatgacactCCACCTCTCCTACGCTTCAGTCGAGTCCTCTGCCCACCCTGACACGTGCTATCAATGCCAAGTTTATGGTCACTAATTCACGGACTTGAAAGCTGCCACCAGGGCCAAGTGGACACGtcctcaagacaagaacaagaaattGGAGCATTGCAGGAAGcaaaacacaccctcctcattcctggccagccTGCGGCGTCAAACAGCTGCTGGCGGCAAAATGCCGCGATGCGCAAAGGCCGTCCCACCCCTCGGGGACCAGCATAAAAGCCTGCCCAGAGcgtctctccctcacacacttctcctgacgccttctcctccctccgcgctcaacaaggtgagcctcaacccccttcccctccttctcctgccccacctggcccctctcttccagcacactttgcccccagcctcagcagccctcacgcctccccactgccacgctccccacagccccgcaccagcctccccactccctcgccctcctgcaaaaccactcctcgcacccccacgcccctgcACTTGCTCAGCAGCCTCTTGTctattccagggcccctccacgctacacacatggcctgctacaacgCCTGCGGCACTgggggacccaccccgctggccaacagctgcaacgagccctgttccctgcagtgccaggactcccgcgtcgtcatccagcctcccgccgtgctggtcaccctgccaggacccatcctcacctcccacccccagagcaccgccgttgGATCCTCCTcgtcggctgccgtgggcaacgaactcggcgcccagggagttgccatcaactccggcgccttcggctacggcAACGGCTATGGCTTCGGGGGCCTGGGCTGGTTCGGCGGCAGAAGGAGCCgctacatctgctaagggccctcgccaacacccctgaTGCCAACCACACACACCCTGGAAGCCACAGCATGGATTGAGGACAGGCACCTCTAGGCCCTTGCAGGCACATGCACCTGCTGTCCATGGCTCCTCCTCTCAGGGCACGAAGCGCCGAAACAAGGAAGGGGCCACCCCGGGCTGCCTTCATCACCGGCCGAAggaccttctcttcttctcccacaACTCTCTTTGCACCTTACACTTGCTCTCTTCCACTTGGTACTCCTACCTTTGCACTCTTTTTGGTCCCCAATAAAGATCTCTTGCATCCGAGCCTGAGACGcctcctcttgctttcttctgccatGGTTTGCCCAGTCTGACTGACCAAAAAAGCAGGGCTCAAGGGGCCATCATGCTGGTGGGTGGAAAAGGGCCACGAGACTACTCTTAGCAACTAAGTCTTCAGGAACACCACCCACATGCATTTGGTGGTCTTCCGGGCTGTCAGACAAGCCCTTCACTTACCTAAGGAAAAGGTTTGGAAAGTGTCATCCACTTctaccctggcctctcacccaagcTCCCCGTGGCAGCACCTACTTTTCCAAATCACTTCCTCAGCACCACTCGCTGCCCATCATGGCAAACAGAATCACTGCGTGCCCAAggaacctctggacatcatctagttcaactccaCCTGCTCAAGCGTCGTCAGCTCAAGCGGGCTGTCCATGCAGTTTCCAGTCAGATGTtcagtatctccaaggacagagactccagtaTCTCTCTGCACAAGCAGATCCACTTCCTGACCACCCTCGCACTGAATAAGCGTTGCCCGCTCCTCTCACAAAATGGCATGGCTTCTCAGCTTTCTCCCTTCACCCTCGGCCTGGccgtgggcaccagtgacaagagTCTCATTCCCTTGTCCTTGTTCCCTTTTGCTTCAGTATTTAGACACACTGATGACATCTACCTATGCTGCCTTGGCTCCTGTCttaaaacctcatctacatgtcttttaattaccaccagacatggtgactccaccgctcccAGAGCACCCTCTTCCAATGCCCGACGACCCTTTCAGGGAGAGACTTTTCTTAATATCCATCTAAACCTCCAAAGGCACTACTTGAAGCCACTTGTTCACCTCTTAGCTCTTgccacctgagagaagagaacaacatctccctctcgacaccctcctttcagacagttgcagagagagagagaaggtctctcctcagcctcttgttctccagggaaaacacccccagagccctcagcttctccccatcccacttgtgctccaggtccttcACCAGAttcgttgctcttctctgaaccccCTCCAGCACCACAAAGGTCTTTCTCGTCATGATGGGCCAAAAAGTGAATGCCGCATTCTAGGTGCAGCCTCGCCAAAGACagagggatggtcactgccctcctctgcctctccacaccagtgatgacacaggccagaatgctgttggccttcctgggcacacgctggctcatgttctgcCAGCTGGTCACCAGTAGCCCAGGCCCTTTTCCAACAGGCAGCTTTACAGCCTGTCTTCCACCAAGCCTCTAGAGTTCCCTGGGGTGGTGGTGACGCAGGTGCAGAACCcgacacttgaccttgttgaacctcagacaattgccaTCTTATCATCGATACAGCCAGCCCAGATCCTTCTCTAGAGCATTCTTACTGGCCAGCACATCAGCATTCCTGCCCAACTTGatgtcatcggcaaacttactgagggtgcactccatccccttgtccagatcatgaaGAAAGatatcaaacagaactggccccagcactgagccccaGGGAACACCTCTTGTGAGCGGCCACCCACTGCATTTAACTCCAgtcatcacaactctttgggtccacCCATCCAGCCAGTGTTCTAGCCAGTGTAGCGTATGCCTGTCTAAGGCATGAGCAGCCACTTTCTCGACGAGAAATGATTTCAAAGGCTTTACCAAAATCTTACTACACAGCATACACAAccattccctcatccactaaggtgGGTAAGCTTGGCCATagcaggagatcaggttggtcaagcaggacctgcctttcataaacccatgctgactaggtCTGATGACCTGCTGGTCCTGTCCCTGCCATGTGGTGGCACTcgggatgatctgttccatgaccttacaAAGcaacaaggtcagactgacacatCTGTAATTCCCCAGGTGCTCTTTAGTGACCTTCTTCTAACTTCCGGTCAATAGGGACCTCTCCAGAGAGTCAGGTCTGATGATACATGATGCAAAGTGGCTTGGGGAGCATCTCAGCTAGCTCTCTCACAACTCCTGGGGAgaacccatctggccccatacgcCTGTGTGTGCCAAGTGGTGTaggaggtcaccaaccatttccccttggattcctgGGGCTTTCTCCTATGCCCCATCCCCATCTTGCAGCTCAGGTAGCTGAGTGCACAGAGAACAGCTGGTTATATGcttagagactgaggcaaaggcGGCATTAAGGCCTTTTCCTTATCCATTGTAAATGTGTTGCTCCCTGAATCCGCTACGagttggagattctccttagctctccttctGTTGCAAGAACATATACCAAAAAAGTTTGTATTGTCTTTTATAGCAGGAGCTGGATtaggttctagttgggctttggcccttctaatttcccCCCTGCATAACATCAAAATATCCTGGTGTTCCTCCGGAGTACCTTGCCTTTTCTGGAAGACATCAAAAACTCTCTTTTTACTTATGAGTTCAAGCCAAGCCTCTCAGTAAAGGCCAGGCCAGTCTGCTTCCCTGCCAGCTTCTCTTTTGACATATGGTGACTGGCCCTCACACATGGTGGAATCTTCTGGTACCTTCTCACAGGAGAAAACCACGATGCCCGCATGCTAAAAAAACGTGCCGCATAACATTAACACACACAGCTAAAAGCTTACAAGCAAGAGGGCACCAACACACTCATAGAGCACAATCAAGACCAAAGgtcaggaggaggcagcaggcaggtgAGGGATCAAACACCATGGAAGTGGCAGCCCCTCATGCCTGTCACAGCTCCAAAGCCGAGACCAGTCTGCCAGCGCTGCAAGGAGATGACGCCCCGTCCACACAACACAACTgcaaaccacacgagtgccatgggatgacctcactgatgacacccAACCTCTCCTACCCTCTGACTGCCATCTCTGCCCGCCCTGACTCGTGCCATCAATGCCAACTCTTCGGCCTCTACCGCTCgcacttcaaagctgccgccaCGGCCAAGTGGACACGTTCTAAAGCCAAGAACAAGAAATCGGAGCGTTGCGGGAAGGAAACCACAGCTTCCTCATTCTTGGCCAAcctgtggcatcaaacagctgctggctgcgaaCTGCCGACATGCGCAAAGGCTGTCCCGCCCGTGGGGGACCGgcataaaagccggcccagcgcctctctccctcacacacttctcctggtgccttctcctccctccgcgctcaacaaggtgagcctcaaccccttcccctccttctcctgccccgcctggcccctctcttccagcacgctctgcccccagcctcagcagccctcacgcctccccactgccacgctccccacagccccgcaccagcctccccactccctcgccctcctgcaacaccgctcctcgcacccTCACGCCCCTGCacttgctcaacagcctctcgtctattccagggcccctccacgctacacacatggcctgctacaacgCCTGCGGCACTgggggacccaccccgctggccaacagctgcaacgagccctgttccctgcagtgccaggactcccgcgtcgtcatccagcctcccgccgtgctggtcaccctgccaggacccatcctcacctcccacccccagagcaccgccgttgGATCCTCCTcgtcggctgccgtgggcaacgaactcggcgcccagggagttgccatcaactccggcgccttcggctacggcAACGGCTATGGCTTCGGGGGCCTGGGCTGGTTCGGCGGCAGAAGGAGCCgctacatctgctaagggccctcgccaacacccctgaTGCCAACCACACACACCCTGGAAGCCACAGCATGGATTGAGGACATGCACCTCTAGGCCCTTGCAGGCACATGCACCTGCTGTCCATGGCTCCTCCTCTCAGGGCACGAAGCGCCGAAACAAGGAAGGGGCCACCCCGGGCTGCCTTCATCACCGGCCGAAggaccttctcttcttctcccacaACTCTCTTTGCACCTTACACTTGCTCTCTTCCACTTGGTACTCCTACCTTTGCACTCTTTTTGGTCCCCAATAAAGatctcttgcatcccagcctgagacgcctcctcttgctttcttctgccatGGTTTGCCCAGTCTGACTGACCAAAAAAGCAGGGCTCAAGGGGCCATCATGCTGGTGGGTGGAAAAGGGCCACGAGACTACTCTTAGCAACTAAGTCTTCAGGAACACCACCCACATGCATTTGGTGGTCTTCCGGGCTGTCAGACAAGCCCTTCACTTACCCAAGGAAAAGGTTTGGAAAGTGTCATCCACTTctaccctggcctctcacccaagcTCCCCGTGGCAGCACCTACTTTTTCAAATCACTTCCTCAGCACCACTCGCTGCCCATCACGGCAAACAGAATCACTGCGTGCCCAAggaacctctggacatcatctagttcaactccaCCTGCTCAAGCGTCGTCAGCTCAAGCGGGCTGTCCATGCAGTTTCCAGTCAGATGTtcagtatctccaaggacagagactccagtaTCTCTCTGCACAAGCAGATCCACTTCCTGACCACCCTCGCACTGAATAAGCGTTGCCCGCTCCTCTCACAAAATGGCACGGCTTCTCAGCTTTCTCCCTTCACCCTCGGCCTGGccgtgggcaccagtg from Patagioenas fasciata isolate bPatFas1 chromosome 2, bPatFas1.hap1, whole genome shotgun sequence harbors:
- the LOC136097779 gene encoding feather keratin-like produces the protein MACYNACGTGGPTPLANSCNEPCSLQCQDSRVVIQPPAVLVTLPGPILTSHPQSTAVGSSSSAAVGNELGAQGVAINSGAFGYGNGYGFGGLGWFGGRRSRYIC